Proteins from a genomic interval of Candidatus Hydrothermales bacterium:
- the tpiA gene encoding triose-phosphate isomerase produces MKKFLFANWKMNLLKKDIIEWKRKFFKIYKEIEKNKENVEIKIFVPFTHIFYAKKLFSGTEIEIGAQDMFYKEKGAYTGAVSPLHLKDLGVKSVIIGHSERRRIFKEDEEIIQKKLKKALELDFDVVFCIGETLEERERGETERVIENQILSGFKDIDKQKLNKIKIAYEPVWAIGTGKVATSEQALSAHRFIINLVKEKFDYEIKVLYGGSISPENFDSLVCFEEISGGLVGGASLSGDIFARLVNIALKYT; encoded by the coding sequence ATGAAAAAGTTTTTATTTGCTAACTGGAAGATGAATTTGCTTAAAAAAGATATAATAGAGTGGAAAAGAAAGTTTTTTAAAATCTATAAGGAGATAGAAAAGAATAAGGAAAATGTTGAAATTAAAATCTTTGTGCCCTTTACTCATATTTTCTATGCAAAGAAATTATTTTCGGGAACTGAAATTGAAATTGGTGCTCAAGATATGTTTTACAAAGAAAAGGGAGCCTACACAGGAGCAGTTTCTCCACTTCATCTAAAGGATTTGGGAGTGAAATCTGTAATTATAGGACATTCAGAAAGAAGAAGAATCTTTAAGGAGGATGAAGAAATTATTCAAAAAAAACTAAAAAAAGCCTTAGAACTTGACTTTGATGTTGTTTTCTGTATCGGAGAGACACTTGAAGAGAGGGAAAGAGGCGAAACTGAAAGGGTTATTGAAAATCAAATTTTAAGTGGCTTTAAGGATATTGATAAACAAAAGCTAAACAAAATAAAAATAGCTTACGAACCAGTATGGGCAATCGGAACTGGAAAAGTTGCAACAAGTGAGCAAGCTCTCTCTGCTCACAGGTTTATCATTAACTTAGTTAAAGAAAAATTTGATTATGAAATAAAAGTCCTTTATGGAGGAAGTATCTCACCTGAGAATTTTGACTCTCTTGTTTGTTTTGAGGAGATTTCAGGTGGTCTTGTAGGAGGAGCCTCCTTAAGTGGTGATATCTTTGCAAGACTTGTTAATATAGCCCTAAAATATACATAA
- a CDS encoding ribonuclease HII: MENVYKFLEKAEINAKRPVGVDEVGRGSIAGPIVACALYIPKGVNISFVKDSKLLTPENREKILERLLEKNIKFGIAFVFPEEIDSLGIQEANYTVIKRAIKNLSIKPDLVLVDGFKVKNLKIRQLPIVKGDRKIDVIAGASIIAKVTRDRWMEAISNMYPEYRFDINKGYYSDFHIEMIKKNGISPLHRKTFEPIKSLLKGGQIL, encoded by the coding sequence TTGGAAAATGTTTATAAGTTTTTAGAAAAAGCCGAAATAAACGCAAAAAGACCAGTGGGAGTTGATGAGGTAGGTAGGGGCTCCATTGCAGGTCCTATAGTTGCCTGTGCCCTATATATACCAAAGGGTGTAAATATTTCATTTGTTAAGGACTCAAAACTTTTAACACCTGAAAATAGAGAAAAAATTCTTGAAAGACTATTAGAAAAGAATATCAAATTCGGAATAGCCTTTGTTTTTCCAGAAGAGATAGATAGTCTAGGGATTCAAGAAGCTAACTATACTGTAATAAAAAGGGCTATCAAAAATTTATCTATAAAACCTGATTTAGTTCTTGTAGATGGTTTTAAAGTTAAGAACTTAAAAATTAGACAGTTGCCAATTGTAAAGGGAGATAGAAAGATAGACGTAATAGCTGGAGCAAGTATAATAGCTAAAGTAACAAGGGATAGATGGATGGAAGCAATAAGCAATATGTATCCTGAGTATAGATTTGACATAAATAAAGGCTATTACTCAGATTTTCATATTGAAATGATAAAAAAGAACGGAATTTCACCTTTACATAGAAAAACCTTCGAACCGATAAAATCTCTTTTAAAAGGAGGGCAAATTTTATGA
- the rplS gene encoding 50S ribosomal protein L19 yields the protein METLIKKVEEKFLRKDIPEFKAGDTVRVHVKITELKEDPKTKKMVEKTRIQPFEGVVLERRGSGLSETFTVRRVTQGIGVERTFLINSPFIEKIEVVRRGKVRKAKIFWIRGKKGKKAKIKEQK from the coding sequence ATGGAAACTCTAATAAAAAAGGTTGAAGAGAAGTTCCTGAGGAAAGATATTCCTGAATTTAAGGCAGGGGATACTGTTAGAGTTCATGTAAAGATAACAGAACTTAAGGAAGATCCAAAGACAAAAAAAATGGTTGAAAAAACGAGAATCCAGCCCTTTGAGGGAGTGGTTCTTGAAAGGAGAGGCTCAGGTTTATCTGAAACTTTTACAGTAAGAAGAGTTACTCAAGGAATCGGTGTTGAAAGAACCTTTTTAATTAATTCTCCTTTTATTGAGAAAATAGAAGTAGTAAGAAGAGGAAAAGTTAGAAAAGCGAAGATATTCTGGATTAGGGGTAAAAAAGGTAAAAAGGCTAAAATAAAAGAGCAGAAGTAA
- the trmD gene encoding tRNA (guanosine(37)-N1)-methyltransferase TrmD, translating into MNIYVITLFPDFFEKIKEFGPIKRAILSDSLKLRAIDLRKFAEGPKEVDDKPYGGGGGMVIRVDVVVRALRSIKENTYKILLDARGKLLNQKLVYDLLKNESIVLICGRYKGIDERIRSYVDAEISIGDYVLSGGEPAAYVIIDAISRLLPGSMGDISSREEDSFEKGILGYPVYTRPFEFEGKKVPEILLSGNHTKIKRYLKKESLKETILKRRDLLDKVELSEEDKLLLKEIENELKEKI; encoded by the coding sequence ATGAATATCTATGTAATAACTCTTTTTCCTGACTTCTTTGAGAAAATTAAAGAGTTTGGTCCAATAAAAAGGGCTATCCTCTCAGATTCGCTTAAGTTAAGAGCAATTGATTTAAGAAAATTTGCTGAAGGCCCAAAAGAAGTAGATGACAAGCCCTATGGCGGCGGCGGAGGTATGGTTATAAGAGTAGACGTTGTAGTAAGGGCGCTAAGAAGTATAAAAGAAAACACTTATAAAATACTATTAGATGCACGAGGTAAACTCTTAAATCAAAAATTGGTTTACGATCTTTTAAAAAATGAAAGTATTGTTCTTATATGCGGAAGATATAAGGGGATTGACGAAAGAATAAGAAGTTATGTAGATGCAGAAATATCTATAGGTGACTACGTTTTGTCAGGGGGAGAACCAGCTGCCTACGTCATAATAGATGCAATCTCTAGACTTTTACCAGGCTCAATGGGTGACATAAGCTCAAGAGAAGAAGACTCCTTTGAAAAAGGGATACTGGGGTATCCAGTTTACACAAGACCTTTTGAGTTTGAAGGAAAAAAAGTACCAGAAATTCTTTTATCAGGTAACCATACAAAAATAAAAAGATACCTTAAAAAAGAATCCCTAAAGGAAACTATTTTGAAAAGAAGAGATCTCCTTGATAAAGTAGAACTATCAGAAGAAGATAAATTGCTACTCAAAGAAATTGAAAATGAGTTAAAAGAAAAAATATAA
- a CDS encoding KH domain-containing protein, with translation MKESLVELKDLIEYIVKHLVDEPNAVEVKEISGERAVIYELRVRPTDVGKIIGKGGRTAQALRTLVSAVGAKKGKRALLDIIEPSSGSAI, from the coding sequence ATGAAAGAATCACTCGTTGAACTCAAAGACTTAATCGAATACATCGTAAAACACCTTGTTGACGAACCAAATGCCGTTGAGGTTAAAGAGATATCTGGCGAAAGAGCAGTTATTTATGAACTCAGAGTAAGACCTACTGATGTTGGAAAAATCATCGGCAAGGGCGGAAGAACAGCTCAGGCACTTAGAACTTTAGTAAGTGCAGTAGGTGCTAAAAAGGGTAAAAGAGCCCTCTTAGACATAATTGAACCAAGCTCCGGTAGTGCTATTTAG
- the rpsP gene encoding 30S ribosomal protein S16, with product MLKIRLARFGKNKEPKYRIVVMEARSKREGKMIDILGYYDPRRDTEFKVDLDKFYSWIKKGAKPTDRVKSLVKRAKRESPASS from the coding sequence ATGTTAAAAATAAGGCTTGCACGGTTTGGGAAAAATAAGGAACCAAAGTATCGGATTGTGGTAATGGAGGCAAGAAGTAAAAGAGAAGGTAAAATGATTGACATTTTGGGCTACTATGACCCAAGAAGAGATACTGAGTTTAAAGTTGACCTTGACAAATTTTATAGTTGGATAAAAAAAGGGGCAAAGCCAACTGATAGAGTAAAGTCACTTGTAAAAAGAGCAAAAAGAGAATCCCCCGCGTCTTCCTAA
- a CDS encoding cyclic nucleotide-binding domain-containing protein, which produces MKEAYKNFLLGHPLLKNLGEKGLEEISTIASFITLKEGEILFKEGSKGEDLYILVEGEVEVLKTDKLVKIAELNEGALVGELSFLLKEGRTATLKAKKDSVFFRIDGKLLEEKILKLEKVYVEILFSISKIIAERLKNVNSLLSEYLKKQEMENDELSKLRETIRKCSVF; this is translated from the coding sequence ATGAAGGAAGCTTATAAAAACTTTCTTCTTGGACATCCACTTCTAAAAAACTTGGGAGAAAAAGGTTTAGAAGAGATCTCTACAATTGCCTCTTTTATAACTTTAAAAGAGGGAGAAATTCTTTTTAAGGAAGGCTCTAAAGGTGAAGATTTATATATATTAGTGGAGGGAGAGGTAGAAGTTCTAAAAACCGATAAGCTAGTTAAAATAGCTGAACTGAATGAGGGAGCATTAGTTGGTGAGCTTTCCTTTCTTCTTAAAGAAGGAAGAACTGCTACTTTAAAAGCAAAGAAAGACTCTGTTTTCTTTAGAATTGACGGAAAACTCCTCGAAGAGAAAATATTAAAACTAGAAAAAGTATATGTAGAGATTTTATTTTCAATCTCTAAGATAATCGCAGAAAGATTAAAAAATGTAAATTCACTTCTGTCTGAGTATCTAAAAAAACAGGAGATGGAAAATGATGAACTTAGTAAACTAAGAGAAACCATAAGAAAATGCTCTGTTTTTTAA
- a CDS encoding DUF2520 domain-containing protein produces MLKVGIIGFGKVGSSLYDLLKDKNFKVNLFSETKKIGNLYDVVEDSEVVFICVKDDLIEERVKRIEELKNVYKKHFVHMSGATPLKVLDPLKEKGNFIGKLHPLQTFPSRNKESFKNIYSTYSGSEETYKILKEIFKEDFKIIKMRDEEQTLIHIACVFASNFPIYLMSKAEEILKELNFNIEILTPIIEASYKNVMKKGAKESLTGPAKRKDFLTIKRHKKVLKDFKKDIYLIYNYLTKKILNEGSL; encoded by the coding sequence ATGCTAAAAGTAGGGATTATTGGATTTGGAAAGGTAGGAAGTTCTCTTTATGATCTTCTGAAGGATAAAAACTTTAAAGTTAATTTATTTTCGGAGACAAAAAAGATAGGAAATCTCTATGATGTAGTGGAGGATTCGGAAGTTGTCTTTATTTGTGTAAAAGATGATTTAATTGAGGAGAGGGTAAAGAGAATTGAGGAATTAAAAAATGTATACAAAAAGCATTTTGTTCATATGTCGGGCGCAACGCCACTTAAAGTTCTTGACCCTTTAAAGGAAAAGGGAAATTTCATAGGTAAGTTACATCCCTTACAAACTTTTCCCTCCAGGAACAAAGAAAGTTTTAAAAATATATACTCTACCTATTCTGGAAGTGAGGAAACTTATAAAATTTTAAAAGAAATTTTTAAGGAAGACTTTAAAATTATAAAGATGAGGGATGAGGAGCAAACTCTTATACATATTGCCTGTGTTTTTGCTTCAAACTTTCCCATCTATTTAATGTCAAAGGCAGAAGAAATTTTAAAAGAACTTAACTTTAATATAGAAATTTTAACTCCAATAATTGAGGCCTCCTATAAAAACGTAATGAAAAAAGGAGCCAAAGAGTCTCTAACAGGCCCTGCAAAAAGAAAAGACTTTCTTACTATAAAAAGACACAAAAAAGTTCTAAAAGATTTTAAGAAGGATATCTACTTGATTTATAATTATTTGACTAAGAAAATATTGAATGAAGGAAGCTTATAA
- a CDS encoding M36 family metallopeptidase — translation MKGKIILTFLPCLLFALKEVKDEYTAQRRNYHPAPKTYRSGNFLYDIETNRLVCAFDLRKGPYPGDFETKARKFLKDFRNKLGYSLNTDFKLLSIKKGLKDLTHVRLLQTYKGIPIFGSEVVITFKGEYVTFISSRLKSVKKEPDLKVEITKEKAYEIAKNFLPIKGRIHKFIEPELCIYPYSDFKLTYRVLIPSDDPIGDWEFFVDAKTGEVIFVRDQAKYFDGQGYSFNPDPLTTAHRVYNQNSYWADNNDADNDSLNGQRFLVPLLGLTDSAGWKLLKGPFAYLIDWDLPTVPIVKRTDGIFNYTRSQSGFEDVMVYFGIDIFQRYIQSLGFNNVNNEPQDLDPHGVNGADNSYYVPSMDRIAYGEGGVDDAEDMDVIIHEYGHAIQDDQVPGWGASAEADAMGEGFCDYIAASYSIVIDTFKWAWVFNWDGHNPFWPGRSVNMDNYHYPEDAPPNRQIHDAGQLWSSSLFDVIWELYYFYGSMDSARKILDRLVIQHHFYLTASATMPEAAHAILQADADINNRKHWPIIIPIFDARGFIDASDYLPEITHSPLRDNENLFGPYPVYAIVTPSVAPIESVFVFYWTSISSLDTFKITMQPTQTPNEYLAYIPGPGQEANIYYYIYARDMGNAFNTHPRGAPANYHSFRVGPDTINPSITHTPIRTFYSIFRWPAKVKAIIVDNLSVDTAYVEWLYNGNPQIPFGLTYRGNNLYEGIFPLQSVNLSDSIQYRIVAIDGSLIPDTAKSPPTGYYKFYIVQSKGFLLVLNDDSGDRSLYGKSGILSEYETYIDEKKAGESADSIALWLISKGYEVVKENIWQTNPQSWGNYDALILSSGLDVNTVAQDNSYGPSMRTYLKDFVQGGGKLFVEGGEIGFDAYFWNPDFGTSVLHINDWDSDNPGTLNLYLQDHPIAKRPNSLPTQISLTYTGQWGVADALKVTQDAYFVYNWSSYTQDGALIVHDISQGVPNVVYLPINILSVSNRIVAKALIENSIEYLLGYTGIYEENVETPSLFLAGTFGKNIKVSFVLNRAQEISLKVYDISGRKNYDYKEFFDTGSHTLTLNRFKPGVYFLIFRTEGNLRGVKKIVLVD, via the coding sequence ATGAAAGGAAAAATCATTTTAACTTTTTTACCCTGTCTTTTATTTGCCCTAAAAGAGGTAAAGGATGAATATACAGCCCAAAGGAGAAATTACCATCCCGCTCCTAAAACATATAGAAGTGGAAATTTTTTATATGATATAGAGACAAATAGGCTCGTTTGTGCTTTTGACCTTCGCAAGGGCCCTTACCCTGGAGATTTTGAGACAAAAGCAAGAAAGTTCTTAAAAGATTTTCGAAATAAACTTGGTTATTCCTTAAATACTGATTTTAAACTTTTAAGTATAAAAAAGGGCCTTAAAGATCTTACTCATGTTAGACTATTACAAACTTATAAAGGAATACCGATTTTTGGCTCAGAAGTAGTAATAACTTTTAAGGGAGAATATGTAACCTTTATTTCCTCAAGGTTAAAAAGCGTAAAAAAGGAACCGGATTTAAAGGTTGAAATAACAAAGGAAAAGGCCTACGAAATCGCAAAAAATTTTCTTCCAATAAAAGGGAGAATTCATAAGTTTATTGAACCAGAACTGTGTATATACCCCTATTCTGATTTTAAACTTACGTATAGGGTCTTGATTCCATCAGATGATCCGATAGGTGACTGGGAATTTTTTGTGGATGCAAAAACCGGAGAGGTTATCTTTGTAAGAGATCAGGCAAAATACTTTGATGGACAGGGCTACTCCTTTAATCCTGATCCCCTTACAACTGCTCATAGAGTATATAACCAAAATAGTTACTGGGCTGATAATAATGATGCAGATAATGACTCTCTAAATGGACAAAGATTTTTAGTTCCCCTTTTGGGACTTACAGATTCAGCTGGTTGGAAACTTTTAAAGGGGCCCTTTGCCTATTTAATTGACTGGGATTTACCAACTGTTCCCATAGTAAAAAGAACAGACGGTATATTTAATTACACAAGATCTCAATCAGGTTTTGAAGATGTTATGGTTTATTTTGGAATAGATATCTTTCAAAGATACATTCAATCTCTCGGATTTAACAATGTAAACAATGAACCTCAGGATCTTGATCCCCACGGTGTAAATGGAGCTGATAATTCCTATTATGTTCCTTCAATGGATAGAATTGCTTACGGTGAAGGGGGAGTGGATGATGCAGAGGATATGGACGTTATAATACATGAGTATGGTCATGCAATCCAAGATGACCAAGTTCCAGGTTGGGGAGCTTCTGCTGAGGCTGATGCAATGGGTGAAGGTTTCTGTGACTATATTGCAGCAAGCTATTCTATAGTTATTGATACGTTTAAGTGGGCGTGGGTTTTCAACTGGGATGGACACAATCCCTTTTGGCCTGGAAGATCTGTAAATATGGACAATTACCATTATCCTGAAGATGCTCCACCGAATAGACAAATACACGATGCAGGACAACTTTGGTCCTCCTCTTTGTTTGATGTAATTTGGGAACTTTACTACTTTTATGGATCCATGGATAGTGCAAGAAAAATACTTGATAGGCTTGTAATTCAGCATCACTTTTATTTAACAGCCTCTGCCACTATGCCGGAAGCAGCACATGCAATCTTACAGGCAGACGCTGACATAAATAATAGGAAACACTGGCCAATTATTATACCTATCTTTGACGCAAGAGGATTCATCGATGCGTCAGATTATCTTCCTGAAATTACCCATAGCCCACTGAGGGACAATGAAAATCTATTTGGGCCTTACCCAGTTTACGCTATAGTTACTCCATCGGTAGCTCCTATTGAGTCAGTTTTTGTTTTTTACTGGACTTCAATTTCATCTTTAGATACTTTCAAAATTACTATGCAACCCACACAGACTCCCAATGAGTATCTTGCTTATATTCCTGGACCTGGCCAGGAAGCCAACATTTATTACTATATCTATGCAAGAGATATGGGTAATGCCTTTAACACCCATCCAAGAGGAGCACCCGCTAATTATCATTCATTCCGTGTAGGCCCAGATACAATAAATCCGTCAATAACTCATACACCTATAAGGACTTTTTATTCCATTTTTAGATGGCCTGCAAAAGTTAAAGCAATTATAGTAGATAATCTGAGCGTTGATACAGCCTACGTAGAATGGCTATATAATGGAAATCCCCAAATTCCCTTTGGTTTAACCTATAGGGGGAATAATTTATATGAGGGAATCTTTCCTTTACAGAGCGTTAATCTTTCTGACTCAATTCAATATAGAATAGTAGCAATAGACGGTTCTCTTATTCCTGATACAGCAAAAAGTCCACCTACAGGATATTATAAGTTTTATATCGTTCAATCAAAAGGATTTTTACTTGTCTTAAATGACGACTCAGGTGATAGGTCACTTTATGGAAAGTCAGGAATTTTAAGTGAATATGAAACATACATTGATGAAAAAAAGGCAGGTGAAAGCGCTGATTCTATAGCCCTTTGGCTAATTTCTAAAGGATATGAGGTAGTTAAAGAAAATATTTGGCAAACGAACCCGCAAAGCTGGGGAAACTACGATGCTCTTATTTTGTCGTCTGGGCTTGATGTTAACACAGTTGCACAGGATAACAGCTACGGGCCTTCAATGAGGACATACTTAAAAGATTTTGTACAAGGTGGTGGAAAGCTTTTTGTTGAAGGTGGGGAAATTGGTTTTGATGCTTACTTTTGGAATCCTGATTTTGGAACATCAGTTTTACATATAAATGACTGGGATTCAGATAATCCTGGAACTCTTAATCTATATTTACAAGACCATCCAATTGCTAAAAGACCTAATTCTTTACCAACTCAGATAAGTCTTACTTATACAGGTCAATGGGGTGTTGCAGATGCTCTTAAGGTAACTCAAGATGCCTACTTTGTTTACAACTGGTCAAGTTATACTCAGGACGGTGCCCTTATTGTTCATGATATAAGTCAAGGAGTACCTAATGTTGTTTATTTGCCAATAAATATACTTTCTGTATCAAATAGAATTGTAGCAAAGGCTCTTATTGAAAATTCTATTGAGTATCTTTTAGGTTATACAGGAATATATGAGGAAAATGTTGAAACACCCTCTTTATTTTTAGCAGGAACTTTTGGCAAAAATATTAAAGTAAGTTTTGTATTGAATAGGGCTCAAGAAATAAGTTTAAAAGTTTATGATATTTCAGGAAGGAAAAATTACGATTATAAAGAATTTTTTGATACTGGTAGCCATACACTCACCCTCAATAGGTTTAAACCTGGTGTGTACTTTTTAATTTTTAGGACAGAGGGGAATCTAAGGGGGGTAAAGAAAATAGTTCTTGTAGATTAA
- a CDS encoding tRNA (adenine-N1)-methyltransferase: MKIKKHEHFVLLSEDGKFFKIFKYEPEKEIHTHLGKVILKKNLNYGEVLISSKNKEFYVLRPSLSDLMMNVERKTTIIYPKDAGLILLELGIRPGIKVCEVGTGSGAFLTLISNIVGKRGKVYTFERREEFYELAKRNLSNYKLTGNIEFFLRDVEREGFPEIEVDAVFIDVPEPWKIIKFVPKILKKGHSLGSLSPNIEQIQKTKKEMETYGFVRIRVYEILIREIMVRDVGTRPKEFGIVHTGYLIFGNLLFKNLQ, translated from the coding sequence ATGAAGATAAAAAAGCATGAACATTTTGTGCTTTTAAGTGAGGACGGTAAATTTTTTAAGATTTTTAAATACGAACCTGAAAAAGAAATTCACACACATCTTGGTAAAGTTATTCTTAAAAAGAACCTAAATTATGGGGAAGTCCTTATAAGTTCAAAAAATAAAGAATTTTATGTTTTAAGACCTTCTTTAAGTGACCTTATGATGAACGTTGAAAGAAAAACAACGATAATTTATCCAAAAGATGCAGGTTTAATTCTTCTTGAACTTGGTATAAGGCCTGGTATAAAAGTTTGTGAGGTTGGAACAGGTAGTGGAGCTTTTTTGACTCTTATTTCAAACATTGTAGGGAAAAGGGGCAAAGTTTATACTTTTGAAAGAAGAGAAGAGTTTTATGAACTTGCAAAAAGAAACTTATCAAATTATAAGTTGACCGGAAATATTGAGTTTTTCTTAAGAGATGTGGAGAGAGAGGGGTTTCCTGAAATAGAGGTAGATGCGGTATTTATAGATGTTCCGGAGCCATGGAAAATAATAAAGTTTGTTCCAAAAATTTTAAAAAAGGGACATTCCTTAGGATCTTTATCACCCAATATAGAGCAGATACAAAAGACAAAAAAAGAAATGGAAACTTACGGTTTTGTTAGAATAAGAGTATACGAAATCTTAATTAGAGAGATAATGGTAAGAGATGTAGGAACCAGGCCAAAGGAGTTTGGTATTGTCCATACAGGGTACTTGATCTTTGGGAACCTTTTGTTTAAAAACCTTCAATGA